The Pirellulaceae bacterium region TCAATGGCGGCGGCGACCATCCCCAAGGGAACGATTCAGCCCAATCATCACCTGCGCGAGACCGTCGAGTCGATTGTGGTGGCCTTTATATTAGCTTTCCTGTTCCGCGCATTTGTAGCTGAAGCCTTCGTCATTCCCACCGGATCGATGGCACCAACACTGATGGGGGCCCACAAGGATTTATACTGCAACCAATGTGGCTCGCGGTATCAAGTGGGTGCTAGCCTTGAATTTGACAGCCAATCGGGGGCTCGCACCGGTAACTATGTGATTGGAAGTCATTCGTCGATCTGCCGAGCGGTGAATCCAATCGACTTTAACGACGCCAATCAAGCCACATTCAGTGGCGACCGCATACTAGTCAGTAAATTTGATTACGTTCTCAGCAAGCCTCAACGCTGGGATGTATTGGTTTTCAAATTCCCTGAAGAGGCGCGCATGAATTATATCAAGCGACTGGTGGGATTGCCCGGCGAGCAGATTCTGATTCAAGAGGGGGATATCTATACGCGGACCCAATCAAATGCTCCTTGGGTAATCGCTCGCAAGCCGGCCCACAAGGTCTTGGCCGTGCGTCAACCAGTGGCGGATACGAGCCATCAAGCTGCCGAATTGGTAAAACGAGGGTTCCCAAGTTTGTGGCAACCTTGGTCTGAAGGCGGAAAACAAACGCCTTGGCAGGTAAATCACTCGCCGGAAGCTTGGTCAGCCAATTTGTCAGCTGACCCACAGACGAGTTGGCTCCGCTACTATCACAAAGATTTGACTCCTCGACAATGGTTGGCTGTCGAGCAAGGCCAACAGTTGCCAGAGGTGTCGCCCACGCAATCACAATTGATTACTGACTTTCTGGCCTATAACAGCTACTACGCTAAATCCTTGAGGCAGCAAGATATCCGGGAGATCAAAGTCGATGATCTTGTCCAACAACCGCAGTCGGAAAATGGCGTTCACTGGGTCGGAGATTTGATAGGCGAATTCGATGTCGAAGTCGAATCGTCTAGCGGCCAGTTGTGTTTGCAAGTTGTCGAGTTCGGGCTTGAATTCCAGGTGGCCATCGATATCACCACTGGGGATGTTCAGTTGACGGCCTGGGATGCAAGTCAGTTGGAACGCAGCAACCTGGACGGGTTTTTTAGCGGCGAAAGCGAATTGGTGGCCGCTTGTAAAATTCGCGGTCCGGGACGCTACCAAGTTGCCTTGGCCAACGTCGACGATCAAATTCTTCTGTGGGTCAATGGGCGATTGGTCAAGTTCAATCGCCCGGCAGAATTCGACTCCTGGAGTCTCAGAGACGACAAGCAGCGGCGCCCGTTTTGGCTGGAATCGCGGCCATTGGACGCAGCACCGATTGCCATTGGCGGGAAGGACATTGATATGACCGTGCATCGGGCGCAAGTCTTCCGCGACTTATACTACACCGCTGTCCAGCGGCACGGTTATCGCAATTATGATTCGACTGACTTTGGTCAAGCCCGCTCCCGATTGCGCGCCCCAGATGTATTGGGCAATGGTACCAGTGGCATGGACGACGACGAGATCATTGCGGCCGTTTACGCAAAACCTAAGCTTTGGCAAACCACTGCCCTTTTTAGTCTGCGCAATAAGAACGAGTATACCCTCGGTGAAGGCCAGTATTTTCCATTAGGCGACAATAGCGCTCAAAGCTCTGACGCGCGCATGTGGGAACGTAAATTCGTGGACGAAAAGTATCTGCTCGGCAAGGCTTTGCTAGTATTTTGGCCGCATTATTGGAATCGCCCAATTCCTTTCTTGCCCGACTTTGGCCGGATGGGTTTGATCCGCTAGCTCGTTTTTGCAATGATCCCTGCTCCGGCAATATAGCCGCTGCCGGGTTTTACAGGGTGGGACAAGCGGGGCCTGTTTAACGTGCGTATCTATACCAAGGTAAGTTTCTCGTGACAGAGTTCGTGAATTAGGAATTGTCTCGACCTCGCGCCGGCCCACCACAGTCGTGAGCGGTTACCCGGCCACCATGCGTTTCAATCGAGTTCGATTTTGGGACGGAAATAGCTTCAAGGATGACATCGGCGATGAATGTGGTACTGGAGGTCGAAGGACTCGAAAAATCCTATGGCCGCCGTCAGGTGGTAGCGGGCGTAAGTATGTCGGTAGGCGAGGCTGAAATCGTTGGCCTGTTAGGCCCCAACGGTGCCGGCAAGTCGACGAGCTTCAAAATGACTTGCGGACTTGTAAAACCCGATCGCGGACGCGTTCGGCTCAACGACCTTGAAGTCACTGACTGGCCATTATTCCGCCGCGCAGGTGAGGGTGGTATGGGCTATTTGGCTCAGGAGTCCAGCGTGTTTCGCAAGTTGACTGTCGAGCAAAACATCTCCAGCCTCTACGAGCTACTGGGCGTTCCGTATCGCGAGCGCAAGCAACGCACTCACAAGCTGCTGGAAGACTTCGAGATCACACATATCCGCCGCTCCAAGGCTGGCCGGCTGTCCGGTGGTGAGCGCCGGCGACTGGAGATTGCTCGCTGCCTAGTTTCCGATCCCAAGATCATCATGCTGGACGAACCGTTTGCCGGTATCGACCCGGTTACAGTTCAGAACATTCAGCAGATTATTGTTAAGCTACGCGAGCGCGGCATCGCCATTTTGATTACCGACCATGCTGCTCGTGAAATTCTGGAGACCGTTGATCGCTGCTACGTCATTAGCAAAGGTAGTGTATTGCATGAGGGCTCGCCGGATTCCGTCATGAATCATCCCGAGGTGCGCAAGCAGTACTTGGGTGAAATTTCCAGCCAGCCCGCGCCGCTGTCCGGGCCACACTTCTTCCGCCGCAGTCAGCGTGCTACCATCCAGCCGGCGCATCGTCCATCGCGCCGCACAGATGTCTAGCCGAGCGGCAGTTGCAAATCACCGTCGCCACCGTCTGGCGGCAGTAGTTATTTTTCTGCAGCTCGTCCCAGCCAGATGGGCGACTTACCAAATCGCCAGCGCCGCATAGATCCCTATA contains the following coding sequences:
- the lepB gene encoding signal peptidase I codes for the protein MAAATIPKGTIQPNHHLRETVESIVVAFILAFLFRAFVAEAFVIPTGSMAPTLMGAHKDLYCNQCGSRYQVGASLEFDSQSGARTGNYVIGSHSSICRAVNPIDFNDANQATFSGDRILVSKFDYVLSKPQRWDVLVFKFPEEARMNYIKRLVGLPGEQILIQEGDIYTRTQSNAPWVIARKPAHKVLAVRQPVADTSHQAAELVKRGFPSLWQPWSEGGKQTPWQVNHSPEAWSANLSADPQTSWLRYYHKDLTPRQWLAVEQGQQLPEVSPTQSQLITDFLAYNSYYAKSLRQQDIREIKVDDLVQQPQSENGVHWVGDLIGEFDVEVESSSGQLCLQVVEFGLEFQVAIDITTGDVQLTAWDASQLERSNLDGFFSGESELVAACKIRGPGRYQVALANVDDQILLWVNGRLVKFNRPAEFDSWSLRDDKQRRPFWLESRPLDAAPIAIGGKDIDMTVHRAQVFRDLYYTAVQRHGYRNYDSTDFGQARSRLRAPDVLGNGTSGMDDDEIIAAVYAKPKLWQTTALFSLRNKNEYTLGEGQYFPLGDNSAQSSDARMWERKFVDEKYLLGKALLVFWPHYWNRPIPFLPDFGRMGLIR
- the lptB gene encoding LPS export ABC transporter ATP-binding protein, encoding MTSAMNVVLEVEGLEKSYGRRQVVAGVSMSVGEAEIVGLLGPNGAGKSTSFKMTCGLVKPDRGRVRLNDLEVTDWPLFRRAGEGGMGYLAQESSVFRKLTVEQNISSLYELLGVPYRERKQRTHKLLEDFEITHIRRSKAGRLSGGERRRLEIARCLVSDPKIIMLDEPFAGIDPVTVQNIQQIIVKLRERGIAILITDHAAREILETVDRCYVISKGSVLHEGSPDSVMNHPEVRKQYLGEISSQPAPLSGPHFFRRSQRATIQPAHRPSRRTDV